AGTGCAAACATTCAGCCACAACTTCTTTCCCTGAAGGAATAAGTAAGCACACCGTGCTTCTGACAGCCTGTTCACAAAAGCAGCAGTCACAATGAAGACAACTGCTAACATTAAGTACTTTTACGTCTTGCACAACCAGGTAGGAAATTATTTATGAATGATAAAATGTAGCAGTTCCCTTCTGCAgttagctttaaaataaataagacaaagttcattttgttttgttcctagtGTTGCATAAAGCTTCTCAGTTTTGGTCTGCTTGCACCCAGCTTTGCTGAGCTACTGGCAGAACCCTCAGACTCTACAGCCTCTTCAATGCTTCTCCCCGTGCTGCACTTCAGATTAAAAGCATCTATTGaaataaacttcagaaaaacCCCCTCAGGATTTGGCAATACAGAAATGGAAGCTGAGCAGCGCCTCCACCACTTGAGCAACCTCAAGATACACGCAAGCCATTGTTGATGTGATCCCCTAGCTACTTTCattgtattatttaaaaaaccaaacaccacCAACAAATAAGAAGGACTTTTTTACTTTGTCTTCTTCGGTTCTGGTGTTCTCGACACCCTCCTGATGGGTCTAGTGCTTGGAGATGGAGACTGTCTTCTCTGGGGCGATGCTGACGCTCCCCTTCGCAGTGGTGGTGGGCTTGAAGAGGTATGAGAAGCTCTAGGCCGTGGTGAAGGTGaatgccttttgttttgtgGTGGAGAACGTGTTTCCCGATTGGACCTACTGGGAGGAGAACCCTTCCGGTGCTTGGAAGATATCGATGGTGAGCGCCTTTTAGCAGCTGGAGAGCTCCtttgttttggtggtggtgAATGGGAGACTCTGCGTTTTGACTGCGGAGAAGGCGATGCTCGTCGTttgggtggaggaggaggagaagccGTTCTTCTCTTTGGAGGTGGAGAAGGAGAATATCGCCTTTGTATCGGAGGGGAGTACCTCCGTGGAGAAGGTGAGCGTCTGCGTGGGGGCGGTGAAGGAGacctacaaagaaaataaaggtttaAGTACCACACAGGCATGGGAATCAGTTACCAGTGTCAGTCAGTATGcctaaaaagggaaaaagactCACACGAATGTTTCTCTAAACTTAGTTAATACTTTATTCAATAGCAAGCTTCTTGGAACTGTTTGATATTTGGGACCAGATGTGGCAATCAATCCACAAGCAGAATACACAACTACCTCAGAAAATCTCAGCAGCACAACTACAGCCCCCTCAGCAAGCTGTGCATCACGGAACAGGTTTCCTACAGTCTTTTTACAGGTCACAGCTGGAAGTTAACAAACCAAAAATGACCAAAATCAAAGCACAGTACCTTCGGCGGGGCAATGAGGGTGAGCGGCGTCgcctgggaggggggggtggggaaggagagCGCCGTCGGCGGGCAGGTGGGGGGGATgggctcctcctcctcctactGAAGAAACAAAGGGATTACTCAGAAAAGTTGCAGCTGAGCCACAGGTTTATTCTTCTCATTCCACTATATTATATAATCTCCCTTCATGTGCTTTTAATTCTACTAGAAATGCTAATGAGGGGATAAAAAGGGAGATCACCTAATTAGCCAGACCAGCTAACAAACAGCTCTCTCATCACACAGTGATATGACTGCTCGGTGTACAGTGTGGAAGGAactaatattttttctcctgcttcGGTTGGATACAGCAGCAGCCTGAATCATaaaatgtcttgggttggaagggacctcaaagatcacaaAGCTCCAAcacctctgctgcaggcagggccaccaacctccccatttcataccattccaggctgcccagggccccgtccaacctggccttgaacacctccagggatggacggggcatccacagcctctctgggcagctgttccagcacctcaccactctcataggaaagaacatccccctgacatccaacctaaatctttcctccttcaacttaaaaccatttccccttgtcctgctattatctaccctctcaaagagttgactcccctcctttttataggctcccttcaggtacggGAAGGAAGTACTGAAGCTGGATCGATGTGAACAGCATGAAACTTCATTCTTGGAAACAGCTCTTACCTATGGATCTAAAATCCAAAGGAACTTATCTCTTGAAATGTTAAGAATAATCAGAGTTGCTGCTAAATTGCAGCTATCTGGATTCAAGTTACTCAGAAAATGAGTCATTTTCTATTCTCCAAGATAAGGTTTAATACAGACTTTtggaaaaatgtgaataaaCTGTGCACTTTCGTGGCATTAATAAATGGAGGAAAACTGGTgttctgtaaggaaaaaagggtccttctcaaaagcaaatcagataaaacaaaatgataaaggataaaatgaaaacaataaaaaattaaagGGCTCATTaaagaaactgaagtttcaTTCCAAACACCCTGGCTGTTGTTCTACAAGGCAATTAGTTGTAATTTTTATAGGTAAGGCTTTGTTTCAAAGGAACGTTCTTTAATGATCTGGGAAAATAGCAGTCTCCAAGTGTCAGGGTTGCACTAATTAAACGTCTTTAAGTACTCACATGACAGGCAATAGGCAAATTTAAGTATGCTGCAAGATAGTTTAACACCTTTGAATCCTGTTTTACACagcattgtttcttttcttcttgatttttttttccctgctagTGAAATATTCCAATACCCAAACCATTATGGGACAGATAAGTCTGAATTTCCCTCATGTTGCTTGAGGTTTGAGGTTGCTTGAGGTTTGAATTTGAGCTTGCAAATTCAAAGGAAAGAAGTACTTATCCATAACAAGAGCCTAAATGATTATCAGTGTGTAAATCCTGTTAAAGATATGAATTTCTAACCAACCTTTTCATCACGGGTGATTGCCACCTCTTTTCCATCTGCATCCTGacagcagtggaagaaaaacaaaacaaagacaaaaaaaatctaactgCCCAGTATTTGAGGCAGAAATTAACACATTCCAACAAATCCAGATTAACTCTCAACAAGTAAAGAGAATACAGTCTTGGAATGGACCAAGGGTCCATCTAACCAGGCATCCCTCACATGACATGCAGTGCTAGATGCTTCAGGGATAGATAATGAAAAGCAGCCTGTATTGAAAGTCTAACTTACCTCAGTGAGATGAAAGGTTGCCAGTTTTAAGAGAATTACATCAACTGTTGCACAAGCTTAGTGCACAGCAGGGGCTTTAAAGTATTACATCTCAAATCACAGACTCTCAAGAGGAAGCCTGCTGTATAACCAGCACTGagattttggttttcttctttaagttattttggagaaaaaaagattaccTCCTTGCACAATTCTGTGCTAAGAGGGCACAACTAAGCTCTTTTGGGTAGCTGCTGGCAGACACACACATCAACTCAACAGCTATCAGAGAAAAAAGATGAGCTGTGCTCACTGTAACAAGTCATTACCGAGGGGAAGGCTCCTTCTGTCGTTTCCGTGGGGATGGTGATGGACTGCGGGAATGGgaatggcggcggcggcggccgacCTCCCCATTCTTCACATTGGATCTCTTCGGTCTTTCCTCTTCAGATGAAGATGAGGAGCCAGAATCTATGAATGGAGAAGAATTACCCTCTGTAAAACAATTCTTATGACCGTTGCAGAGATACCGATATGGTTATAATGCTGTTTAAATCACTAATCCTCCACTCCTGCTAGACAAGAAGGCTCTGTTTAGAAGCAGTTAACAACCAATGTTAATTTGTAGTTGATAAACCCAGCAGAGCTGGGTAACAACACCTGCAGCAACTAACTCTACATCTAAAAAATTAACTAGCCAGGTCATTCTAAAAATGATCTGCTGTTATGCATAGAAACACTAAGTCAGGAGTCTGAGACATTAGGAAATAACCTACTGCAGTAAGAGACTAAGGAAGTCATGGGAAACAACATTAGTGTGTGATGGAAAGAGTTTAAAAGTGCAGCTTTCAAAGACGCATAACAGGAAACATGCCAGAACCTCTAAGAATTAAGCCTCATTTAACGAAAGTACCATGAACAATAATTAAAGTTACTCCATTATGAGTGGGTAAATATACAGTTAAGTTTGCAAtagcactgcacacagcaaaatcattttaaaatcaacattTGAACTGAACGATAACTAACTCCTGCAGGAGCATTAATCCAGGTGTAGGAAATGCAGGTTATCCATACCAGATGAAGACTGTTGATTTTGCCTTCTGTACTGACGTCTCTGTTGCACAGAATCTGCTGCAGCCATTTTACCTCCCTTATCTTCTTCTGAAAAGATAAAGACATAGaatatttaaattgaaaatgaattttgcCTTGCTCAGCAGAAGTAATGTCAGTTGACAGTCAATCAggtgtgctttgttttttttttaaatttaaataagaaTATATTAAGATAGCACTGAGTCTGAAGCATGCTTTGGCCAAGCTTTTTTATGGAGAGCTCAGATGGAAGATTTGAGGCAGTGTCAATGATCATCTTATGCTTCTCAAAACCTTATTTCAATGCCAGCTTATCAACAGCACTCAGCACTTCACTAACATACTTTATTGCTACCTTAGACCAAAAACCCCAAAGGCAGTGTTGACAAGTGAGAACCATACCTGACTCAGACAGCTCAGCTTTCCTTGGTTTTGGTGCTGGTGAAGGAGATTCTCTTTTTTCAGTACTCTTATGCTTGGGtgctaaaagaaaaccaaacaagttgcttcaatttgtttgttttttaaaatccatgCACGCTTTTCTGTTCAAACAAGCTGCAGATGTCATCTTTGAGAAGATGGAAGCATAAAGACAAAGCTGCTGAAAGAAACTCATCTCTTACCTGATGCCCTGCCAGGTGAAACAGAGCCACGGCTTTTCCTTGCACGATTTGACTGCTGAGGCGTTGGAGATCTGCGTGGTTTGGGAGGTGGACTTGCTGGTGGGGATGGTCTGTGCCTTCGCCTCGGGGGGCTGGCAGAAGGAGACAGCCTACGTGTTTTACGAGGAGGACTGGATACAGTTCTTTTAGGTGGTTTCTTTGGTGGAGATCGGGAacgtgaggaggaggaggaagagctaCTGCCAGACAAAGACGCTGATGACCGTCTTCTCCTGTAAATCAAATGTAATATTAGACACCGACCTGGCCTAGGAAACGTTTGAGCACGAACACAGAATTGAATTTGTTTGCAAGCACATATACAGAGCCACATACAGCAGCACTTCCAAAACATGGCGAACAGCCTCCAGCACTTGGTTTGTAGAAGAGATTAAGAACCaatcttttcattatttttaaactacagtgagcaaaaaaaataaaaaacggTTAGTGTTACCCTTACTGGCTTTTCTGTCAATCTACAGGCTACAACTAAGCTTTTCTCCTGGGAACAATTAGTTTTCTTTGGGCTCTCTACTTTTGGATGGTTAAGAGGATTCTCCATGTTAGCACACGTGATTTAATCATCTTTCAAACAGATCTATTTCAGAGTTTAGTGTGCAAGTATGCTGAGAGGTTTTTATACCAGGAGGCAAAAATTTCAGACAACAACTCTGAACCTGTGGTATTCATCCTTATGCTTTAGTTTCTCATCTTTactttgtaattttaaaaagataggGCCTCTAGAATTCTGCGGCAAAATTTGTGGCAAGTTCTGTTGCAACTGTGTACCTGCAGAATCCACCTTTGGCTGCAGAATTCCTGAGAacctggaaaaaagaaaccctaCCTTGAGTGAGACAAACACTTGCTGAAAGGGAGCTCTTGTACATCTTGCAAGATACATGCTTGATACTTCCCACAGTTTTTGCAATAACTGTGCAAAATGAATATCTTTacaaagtcaaaaaaaaaagtacttatcacttgcttaaaaaaaggaagaactgtTCCTTCTTAGAAAGGAGGAACCACTGTACGCAGGAAGCACCGCTTCAGTTCTCTTCTTATGAAGAGGACAGGAATTTATCCTATTCCTACGAAGACGAATCCCTGTTTTGACACTGCCCTGAGTACGTAATTCTCTGCAACGCAACTCAGAACTTTCCTACCAGAATAGTTGCTCATGGATCAAAAATATAACCTTCAACACTAAAGAGCAGACCTTAAGGAgttcttatttttaatcagaagaacatgaagaaatacatttcaagTCAAAGTTTAATTTTTACCTTAACTTTACATAATGGAACAGTGagtcataattaaaaaaatcccagcaaGTATAATCCAGGGCCTGTTCTAACATTTCCCTCCACGGGGAAATAAAGACAGCTAAATGATGCCTCATCTGCCTAAGTTGGGAGCTATCCAGAGCCATTTCAAGGTCTGAAGTTGCCACTTTTTGAAAAGGTGGACAGCTGTTGGCTGTCCCCAAAATACTTACAAAACATGACATGGCAGTTTCTACATCATTCAAATCATACATTACTGGCAGCGCTGAGAAAAGATAAACAAGACAATTCTGATAAATCTCATTCACCAAaactaactgaaaaaaagaagagaagggaaatctTACCGCCTCACCGGTGatctgcttcttctgtgccTGGGTGGGGGAGGCATCCGCCTTGGAGGAGTCCTCCTCCTCGGAGACGGCCGTCGTCTGGGACTGGGTCGCCTTCTAGGGGAGTAAGACCTGTCACAATCAGAAATCCCAATGAAAAGCAACCATCTAATTTTCAAATTTGAGGAACGCCATCCTCTGGGAATGGGGTGAGAAGTTGCTTTTCTCCAACTGTGTAAATTAAAGTACTGCTTAAATTATGATGCCAAGTGCTGCATTCAGCTACAATCAGCAGTTTTAGGTTTACAAACACCTTCTAAGGagtgaagaggggaaaaaaatgaagaggaggggaggaatTTGCAAAATCTTCAGTATCAGATCACCTAAAAGGTGGCTACATAATTCCTACTGAGTGCACCATTCCCTCCCTCGTCACCATTAGTCTCTGCAACCTCTTTCTCATAAACTAATGAGGACAACAGCTCCCCAAGATGTTTATTCATTGAATACATCATTCTCATCTGGCCCAAAACATTCACAGCTCAACATCACTAAAAACACAATTACCTCCACTGAGATCATGACATTAAATGGCAactccagaagaaaacattcagttCTCAACCTCTGCCATCGAGGCAAATTGAAGCCCTACCTTGACCGTGATCTGTGACGCCTTCTTGGTCGAGAATGAGAGGGAGAACGTGATCGAGACCTTGACCTTGACTTAGAGCGAGTTGGGGATCTTTGACGagtcttctctttctccttctctctctccttctttgAATTACGTTCTGGTGAAATTTCTTTTGTCTCTGGTACAGGAGGTTCAGATTTAGGAGCTTTTGGGATATcactattaaaaagaaaaacttgatTTACAAGCACATACAGACTGTAGCCACTGGAGTAACATTTTAGAAGCTGATGCTGTATTCCCCAACAAAGAACATTCTCTTGCCCATCTTCTGACATGTTAAAAATCCTACTCTACAACGGTGAAGAGAATTAGAATATGGTACAATGTTTTGAAGGCAAGCAAAAGTAACACCAAGGCTGTGCATTAGTTGGCTGGAAAACAAGATGACATtgtcagaagcagaaaggaCACCCAGTGTAACGAAACAACAGTGGCAGCTCAGGACTCTGCCCTTAGAATTTTATACAGGGAAATAGAATTCCTACTGAAAATTCTTAGACAAATACTCATGTCATTTTAGGGGAACAGGGAGAAGTAGACATTGTAGTCAAGCTTGGAGGAATAATCTTTAACATGCATTAAGACCATTTCCATTCTTTAAGAAGCAATATACCACTCTCTACAGTTATGACACCCACCTGTTCGAAGTTGCCTCTTGAACAACAGTCTCCTTTGGTTTCACAGAGGGTTCTGGCTCAGGAGTTGCCTCCTTCTTTTCTGGTGCAGGCGTAGCACTGCGGCTCTTGGTTCTGTGATGAGGGGAGCGAGAATGGCTGCGCTTCCGCTCCCGTCTGATGGGTGAGGATCTCCTCCTGGGGGAAGGAGACCTCGATTTGCGcctgggaaaaagaagcaatGCATCATGAAATAacacatgtaaaaataaaaccagtgaTTTTCAGGACCTAAAAGCTCTTCTGAATCAGGTTGATTCTCAGTACTCATCTACAGCACATGCAGGAGGACTCAGAATTTCTGCTAGCAATTTACAGCCAACATTTCATACTTCAAAAAGACAAAGCCTGGAAGAGATGAACCACTGAAAGCAGCTGCTAGTTTAAACAGTATCCCTGTCAATGTCTAACTGCTAATCAATAATTGCAAGAAGTTAAAAAGCCCGCTGAAATAGCTAAGGGGAACATTTACAAACTTCCATGAACTTATTCCCTGCCATGCATTCTTTGCCACAGTCTACAGTACTGTTGGATATACACTACCCGAGTATTTTTATTACCTTCTTGGACTCCTGGAtctgtctcttttttctctgttgtctTTGTCTTCCTTATCCCTCTTCTCCTTGTCTTCATCTTGTTTCTTCATAGAAGCCAGCTTCTCTTGCTCTATCTAGTAACCAAACATCACTGAGCTCAGAGGCATCACAGAGACCTTATCTAAGttgtatttaagaaaacaaaaactctaCTGCTTCAGactaaaatatttgttcttcaCACAAAGAGTTCTGCTGAACCCAAACCACTGTCTATAGCAGCAGTACCTGCACTGCCTCTAATTCTGCACAATGCTCTCAACTCACCCACAATTCTGTAATGAAATCCTACCTGCCGCTGTttaatctcttctttcttcagttccAGAAAAGCAGTTGGAATACCAGCAATGTTTTCTTGTGCACTTAACAGCAGTGGCCATAGTTCGCCCATGAACTCCCTAGCATTTTTCCCATTCAAAAAACCAGTCAGGTTGATTTGCATCATTTTGGAATCTGGATTCTGCAAAGAGACATGACAGGAAGACAAGCCGgttatctgaaaaaaacaacctacaATTTgtcttaaaattaaattaaagctACCATGGGGACTAGAATACATATACACTCAAGAATTCTAAGTATATAGGTTTTAAATCTGTCCCTAGTGGTTTCTCATCAATACAAGTTTATTGTATTACTAAATTTCTTTTGTGTCTTACCATAAAGATTCAAAGGCCTGTTAATCCTTTGTGGGTTTCACAATTATTTTTGGACTGTGTGACTGCTAGACAAGCAAACAACCAAAGGCCTTAAATTTAACACACCGTTACAATGCTGGTAAGAGttctaagcatttttttcctgaatgttttGATACTCCTTGCTTGGAAATCCTCCTTACCATCTGCACAACGGACAGAAGCCATGGAATTGCCTAACACTGCAGATGACATCCTGCTAAGTACCTTAAGTCCTGCTGTCAGCGTTCAAGATTCATGCATGCATTTTCTTACTTGCTTCAAAACATTAAGACTATGCCTGCACTGAGGGAGCATATGCTAAAATACGTGtcttacagattttctttcctcaaagtAATTATGTCATGTCCACAAAGGGTTAAGAGGTCAAAGAGTGGTTCAACATTAAAGTGGGCTTTTTAATTCTAATGTTGTTTGTTGGTCAAGCAACAAGGTCCATATAACAAGCACAGCTCAACAGCACAAAGCAAGTACAGATTCCAGGtgtcttcagtttcttcttggAACCTTGGGGGTTTTGGAATCGCCAAGTCCCCTGTAGAGAAAGATGTTCCCTTGGCTTGCTTCCGACTCCCTACTGCAACTCAACCACCTTGAGTTTAATGTTATATCATTTATCTAAATTGCAAAAGACGAACAAGCAATAATGAGTACACAAccacaaaaaaatattgtttttataaACGTTCTAAACTTTAATCATGCTTAGTATAAGGGGAATTAAAATGAGTACTCAGATTTTATTAGCTAacacatactaaaaaaaaacattttctactaCAAAACCCTAACTTCATTTAGCTTATTAAAACTTATTTCCCCTTTTTGtatctacatattcattaaaTAGACATATATGAATATCTTCAAAATACaatgagatttatttatttaaacagcaATACCTTTTATCAGTTGAAATGTCAACTGCTCTCTCAAAAGACAGGGGTGAACACTTAGGGAAAAAGATTAAGTGTAAAGTACATCAGCATGAGAATGGTTTGCCAATAATGCATGGTACGTCTTTTACTGTCCCTTGGGTTGCAGTGGCACAGTGGcagatattaagaaaaactgACTTTATTACCACTTCATATCTTTTCATATCCTTCCCTATGAAGAACTAAAGGACCTCAATGTTCACACTGTATTAGGCTGAAAATTAACTATAAAGCAAATACAAGTACTAACCTACAATaattaataaaaggaaaaaatgaacataGCTATAGATCTGGCCTCTTAAATTGACTCAAGTATGCTTTATTAAATTACCATCCAATCCATTTAGAATTCCCCTCATGCTTCACATAAAACCTCATCTACTTTACAGTAATTTCAAGAGCAGTGTAAAGCTTTGCCCAATTGCTCTTTCCTGGATTTTTGGTTCGGCCACTTTACACAACTCACCTCCAAACACACACTGCATCATCAAGGGAGTTGGGTCAGAGCGACATTGGACACTCACTCTGCTGTGACCTAATAAGGTGATGGTGCTATACTTCAGACGCAAGGAATAACTTCCATTTTGGTTCAGGCCTTTTAAATCATAAATCACATCATCATTAGAAAATTGCTGTCAAAGTAACTTAACATGtaacagcaaaattaaaacagTAAGTTTGATTTTCACCTGAGCAGTTTGCAAACTATGCACCTTCACTAAGCTTCCAGCCTTACAGCTGTTTACAAAgtgaatttctttcaaaaatatacAAAGTAATAAAATCCCTCCTAATTGTACTTGAGAAATTCACAGATTCAATAGAATTCATAATAATTATGTTACACATTCAGAAGCAATATACACAACAAAATCGTTACCTTCACTTCCAACTGGTTGAATATAAATTCAATTACTACATCATCTTCAAACCCAAGGATTTCTGTTACTCGTTTTGTTATCCATGGTTTGATTACTTCCAGATTTACTTTGCTCATGTCCACCTATAttaaagaggaaggagaaagaaatcattCTCAAAATGAGCCTTTCCACTAAATACACCAGCTGAGAGTACCTAGGATTCTTTCACCACCACGACTGACTTGCGCAGTGCCACACGCATCATTATCCTGGCccagctttgttttaaaatagtttctaaactcttctgtgttttaaatcagTTTCTAACCTCTTCTGAACCACGGTGCTTTGATTCAAGTACCAGTCTGGACCTCTCATTTTGAAATTGTGTTTTACATAAAAACCCACTGGTATTACAAAGTGAATATTACCACCTTCTTCTAAAACCATACCAGAGGAAATGACATTCCTTGCATTCTCATATGTACCACCTGATATACAGTTAAGAACCACACCTGATTCAAAGTCTTATTTCTCCACCCCATCCCAATCAACTTACCTTCTTTTCTAAGCATTCTGCAAATTTCAACTGCTTCAACAGCTTCTTCTGCTTATTGCTGAAGCgattgtcctgctctgcactTGTTCCCTAGGGCACAGGAAACAACACGGTCAGTCTGCGTGGCATCCAGCCACCCCTTAGGAGCAGATCCCTGTGCTTCACTCCACACGTTAGCACCGAGCAGTGACACAGCTCTGTACATAAATAATCCTTCTCAATTTTAGCACTGCAGCCTTCACTTACTGCTGAAGATTGAGGGGTAGGCAGGCTCCAGAGCTCTGTATCTTAATCTCATAATCCCCCTAGCATCATACTCACATGTACAGCAGCGTCACGCTGCTATGAAACTGACCTACAGTGGAACTCACAAGCCTTCAGAAGGAACAAGCTTTTTCCTCTGTCCAAGAACAAAAGCATTCTATTTAGCTAACAACATCAGTGAAACTGCCAGGTAAATTTTTGAAGCACATTACCTAAACGTGGAGGCAGCAAGAGTACAAAGAATACTGTTTTATTGATCATGCTCTGTTAAAGTTCACCAACTTGTTCCACTTTCATGAGCAGAAACTATAGGTTAAGCCATCTAGAACTGAAGGCTTGTCTGGaaaatttatttgcaaaaaaagaaaaagtaaacagaacaacagaagaaaggacTCAAATGCTGATAACCTGTTACTAATCAAAAACAAGCCTGCAATTCACAGAGTTTATTTGGGAAAGCAACAGGAGTGATGAAAACCACAGAATTTATATGCAGTTGCCTATGGGAGATGACTTGAGTGCCAGAAAGTATCTAGAACTAGCAACAGAATATACTGCAAGGCTCCCAAGCACAGAATACAGACTGCAACCATTAACATTGCCATTTGCTACTCTGCCATACAGGAATCCTGGAGACTCATTGAGGCACTTGCTGGGCTTTAGTCTGTAATacctgcagcctgtgggatgGCTTACACGTTAGCAAAACACGCAGTACTTGTCAGATTGTTGTGAAGTGTAAAAACACCACTTAAAGTCCTGCCTCAGCCCCgtgttgctttttattctgtttttagaaGTCACCTCCGAGAGCCCAATCTAAAAGAGTATTCAATTTCTGATCCGTTGCCCTCAGTGCCATAATCCCACCATCAGTGACAACTACCTGATCTGCAAACCTGTAAAGAATGGTACCACTGGGGAACATGGATGTAACTCTCCTGAACCCAACTCCTCGCCCACagctgatggttttttttttttcctcttttaaccAATCTGCCACATTGTCACCAAAATCCAGAAACGAAACTCACTGACCCCAGAGAGGTCAGAAAGGCAACAGcacttcctgcagcactgtgtgcatgGGGGGGAAATCACTGCTTCCACTGTGTACCACCAGGAGCTATAAAGCACATGGGTCTTATACACGTTAACATGGATTCATAGGCACTCACCAAGTGACTGCCTACTACTAGAATTGCTATATGTACTAAAATATAATACTACACAAGTGCTGTGTTATATGGACTTCTTGCAAAGGGTCTTTGGTGACTGTGGGGCTATGCTATCCACGTCAGGTCTTCCATAAGGTCAAGCACTTATTTACAAAGACATGGCTGTTGACTAAGCTCCTAATGAGCACTTTGAGCTTGTTGTGGTGCCCATAGCATCAGCCCCAGCAGAGTACAGCACACCTCCCTATGGCCCATGGAACACAGACTCTGCTttcaggctgcagctctcctgctgagCTGGGAAAACTACCTTCTCTGGA
Above is a genomic segment from Gallus gallus isolate bGalGal1 chromosome 23, bGalGal1.mat.broiler.GRCg7b, whole genome shotgun sequence containing:
- the SRRM1 gene encoding serine/arginine repetitive matrix protein 1 isoform X12 — protein: MMQINLTGFLNGKNAREFMGELWPLLLSAQENIAGIPTAFLELKKEEIKQRQIEQEKLASMKKQDEDKEKRDKEDKDNREKRDRSRSPRRRKSRSPSPRRRSSPIRRERKRSHSRSPHHRTKSRSATPAPEKKEATPEPEPSVKPKETVVQEATSNSDIPKAPKSEPPVPETKEISPERNSKKEREKEKEKTRQRSPTRSKSRSRSRSRSPSHSRPRRRHRSRSRSYSPRRRPSPRRRPSPRRRTPPRRMPPPPRHRRSRSPVRRRRRSSASLSGSSSSSSSSRSRSPPKKPPKRTVSSPPRKTRRLSPSASPPRRRHRPSPPASPPPKPRRSPTPQQSNRARKSRGSVSPGRASAPKHKSTEKRESPSPAPKPRKAELSESEEDKGGKMAAADSVQQRRQYRRQNQQSSSDSGSSSSSEEERPKRSNVKNGEVGRRRRHSHSRSPSPSPRKRQKEPSPRMQMEKRWQSPVMKSRRRRSPSPPPARRRRSPSPPPPPRRRRSPSLPRRRSPSPPPRRRSPSPRRYSPPIQRRYSPSPPPKRRTASPPPPPKRRASPSPQSKRRVSHSPPPKQRSSPAAKRRSPSISSKHRKGSPPSRSNRETRSPPQNKRHSPSPRPRASHTSSSPPPLRRGASASPQRRQSPSPSTRPIRRVSRTPEPKKTKASTPSPRSARRVSSSRSASGSPEPAPKKHQGPPSPARSRSPSANWSPAKKAKSPTQSPSPARNSDQEGGGKKKKKKKDKKHKKDKKHKKHKKHKKEKAAVAAAPAAVAAADTTSAQEEQEAETEPKKETESEPEDNLDDLEKHLREKALRSMRKAQVSPPS
- the SRRM1 gene encoding serine/arginine repetitive matrix protein 1 isoform X10 — translated: MYSSPHGSFNLILRQIVGCFFQITGLSSCHVSLQNPDSKMMQINLTGFLNGKNAREFMGELWPLLLSAQENIAGIPTAFLELKKEEIKQRQIEQEKLASMKKQDEDKEKRDKEDKDNREKRDRSRSPRRRKSRSPSPRRRSSPIRRERKRSHSRSPHHRTKSRSATPAPEKKEATPEPEPSVKPKETVVQEATSNSDIPKAPKSEPPVPETKEISPERNSKKEREKEKEKTRQRSPTRSKSRSRSRSRSPSHSRPRRRHRSRSRSYSPRRRPSPRRRPSPRRRTPPRRMPPPPRHRRSRSPVRRRRRSSASLSGSSSSSSSSRSRSPPKKPPKRTVSSPPRKTRRLSPSASPPRRRHRPSPPASPPPKPRRSPTPQQSNRARKSRGSVSPGRASAPKHKSTEKRESPSPAPKPRKAELSESEEDKGGKMAAADSVQQRRQYRRQNQQSSSDSGSSSSSEEERPKRSNVKNGEVGRRRRHSHSRSPSPSPRKRQKEPSPRMQMEKRWQSPVMKSRRRRSPSPPPARRRRSPSPPPPPRRRRSPSLPRRRSPSPPPRRRSPSPRRYSPPIQRRYSPSPPPKRRTASPPPPPKRRASPSPQSKRRVSHSPPPKQRSSPAAKRRSPSISSKHRKGSPPSRSNRETRSPPQNKRHSPSPRPRASHTSSSPPPLRRGASASPQRRQSPSPSTRPIRRVSRTPEPKKTKASTPSPRSARRVSSSRSASGSPEPAPKKHQGPPSPARSRSPSANWSPAKKAKSPTQSPSPARNSDQEGGGKKKKKKKDKKHKKDKKHKKHKKHKKEKAAVAAAPAAVAAADTTSAQEEQEAETEPKKETESEPEDNLDDLEKHLREKALRSMRKAQVSPPS